A segment of the Lentisphaera araneosa HTCC2155 genome:
AGCTTTTGGCCCGGCTTCTGTTTGGGGATGGGCGGCACGTCCATGGGAGCTTCACCTAAATGATCGCCTAAAACTCTTTCGAGCACCCAGACGCCACGTAAAATAGGGCTTGTGCGTTTTTTGCCGCTGTACATAGATAGGATACCTGGCATGGTGAGGATGCCACCTCTGTTAGGGCTATTATCCAAGGTGATTTTACTATGATCCTGAACAATGACTTCTATACCTCTGCCTTTGGAGGTGTTTTTGATTTGTGCGCTATCCTTTTGATTATAGAAAGCACGTTGGAAGGGATTAGCAAAAGTGACATTAGAATCAATGAGTTCCATGAGTGGGCGATCGTCTCGTACGAGGTAATCCACAAAATGAATGGGTTGATAGAAACGAGCGTGAACTTGAGGCCATTTTGAAGAAGACTTCTTGATCTCGTCTAAAGCGAGCCACTCACGAGCAAAAAGTTCTGTGAAAGTCTTAGAACGTTGATCATTAAGCATGCGGTCAACTTGCTTTAAGAGCACCTGCTTATTAAAAAGTTGCTTTTTCTGAGCGAGGTCGAGCAATTCCTTGTCAGGTAGTGTGCCCCAGAGGAAATAAGAAAGGCGCTGAGCGAGCAGGTATTGGCTGACGGGCTGCTTGCCTTTTTTATTCTTGTTATAAGTTCCGTTATAGAGGAACTCAGGAGAAACTAAAAGGCTCTTAAGCTCTTTTTTGCAACTTTGTACAAGGGGTGTTTTTTTGGCTAGGTCTTTTTTGATTCTAGTAAAACTCATTTTGATCTGTTCATTGCAGTCACGAGTTTTAAAAGCTTGATAGGTAAAAGAAATAATCAGTTTCTTTGCGTGTATTGAGGTGAAATCACCTTTTATAGGACCTGTATACTTTTCGAGGTGTACTTTGTTTTTTGGATCAAAAAGTTCTTCAACGGCGGAGTTCGCAATGAAATTATATTTTTCCCATAGTGTACTGGTGATTGGTGCCTGAGACGTGTCGTTACTAAAACCACTTTCACCGGGAGGATCCGGGGGCATCAGTTTGAGGACGAGAGAGTTTTCGGTCACGGTCTCTGGAGTATCCGTCACACTAACTATTAAGTCAAAACCAAGTAAGGAACGCAGTGAGTTGCGGTAGTATTCAGTCGAGAGTCGCGTTAGGCGCGCTTTGGCAGGTGCCGCTTTGATATTGACGAACTTCTCTGTATACCAGTTCTTGATAAGATCAGTTTCAGCTACACTTGGATGAAGTTTTTCTTCTTCAGGGGGCATTTCTTTATGCTCAACGAGGTCGAGGACCTCTTCCCAAAGTGCGTGTTTTTGGTAAGCTTGTTCCATGTTACCAATCGCTTTGAAGTTCACTTTGCCTTTAATGGTGACTTCGCCATCAATTGTACCGCCGTGACATGATGTGCAGTACTTATCTAAGTAGGGCTTAACTTTCGTTCTAAAGGAATCATTTTCTTCTGCGAAGAGCGCAAAAGAGAGCAGGAAGAATAGCAGTGTTTGAAGTCTGATCATTTAGCACCTCTCACGGCCCAAGCGCGACCTGGACGTTCAACGCGAAAAGTTTCGATATTGCCACGGTCAGCAACGGTGACATAAGCGGTTTTGCCATCTTTTCCACCAAAGGCAATATTAGTTGGTTTTTCGCCCTTCAATTGAATAGTTTTGAGCAATTGACCTTGGGGACTGAGTTTTACGACGCAAGAACGACTCCAACGGGTGACATAGAGGTTGCCATCCACATCGCAACGCATACCGTCTAGGCCACCATCTTTAAAGGAATGGAAGAGTCGTTTATTACTAATGTTTCCGTCTTGGCTCAAATCATAAACCCATATCTTGAGTTGTTTACTCTCGTTAATGTACAAGCTTTTTTGGTCGGGGGAAACCTCTATGCCATTGGTGGTGCCCATATTTGTTTCAAGTAGAGTCACTTTTCCGTGAGTGTCAATTTTCCACATTTGACCATCGCCTTTGGACCAGTTGGGGTCGCTAGCAAATAATATTCCATTATCCATGATCGCCAAATCATTAGGTTGATTCATTTTGGGCTCATGAGCAAAGACAGAGACCTTACCCTTAAGATCTGCCTTTAAAACATTGTGGCCGGTATAATCGGCAATAAACATTTCTTCATTTTGATTAAAGCGTATGCCGTTAGCTGTACTACCTTGAGGCATTTTGATAAAGACTGAGCCTTTCCCTTCCGGAGTCACTTTGCCAATAGTTTCTTTATAGTCATAGCTGACGGCGTAGAGGTCTCCCTGAGCATCAACTGCGGGCCCTTCAGCTTCTGCCGTAAAGCTTCCAGGCGCAGTAAAGTCAGTGCTTTGGTAGGTGCTGGAGCAGGAACAAATTCCCGCAGTAAGAGCTAATCCAAAGAGATTCTTAATCATTGTGAACTCCATTTAAGTGGTTAATTTTTTCAAAACGGCTTTCGATGAAATCGATGACTTGATAATCATCATTAATAAGCGCAATTTGTGGCCACTTATCGAAAGTTAAACAGGGGTGAGAGATTCGGCAGCAGATGATATCGCCTACTTTTACAGTTGATTCTTTGGGGAAATTCATGAAGGCAT
Coding sequences within it:
- a CDS encoding DUF1588 domain-containing protein produces the protein MIRLQTLLFFLLSFALFAEENDSFRTKVKPYLDKYCTSCHGGTIDGEVTIKGKVNFKAIGNMEQAYQKHALWEEVLDLVEHKEMPPEEEKLHPSVAETDLIKNWYTEKFVNIKAAPAKARLTRLSTEYYRNSLRSLLGFDLIVSVTDTPETVTENSLVLKLMPPDPPGESGFSNDTSQAPITSTLWEKYNFIANSAVEELFDPKNKVHLEKYTGPIKGDFTSIHAKKLIISFTYQAFKTRDCNEQIKMSFTRIKKDLAKKTPLVQSCKKELKSLLVSPEFLYNGTYNKNKKGKQPVSQYLLAQRLSYFLWGTLPDKELLDLAQKKQLFNKQVLLKQVDRMLNDQRSKTFTELFAREWLALDEIKKSSSKWPQVHARFYQPIHFVDYLVRDDRPLMELIDSNVTFANPFQRAFYNQKDSAQIKNTSKGRGIEVIVQDHSKITLDNSPNRGGILTMPGILSMYSGKKRTSPILRGVWVLERVLGDHLGEAPMDVPPIPKQKPGQKLTFREIFKLHQAADSCAICHQKIDPLGFGLENYDYTGKFRPSSPEVDSSGMTPDGREFKDFSELKKLLVKRYDEDIIRNISKKMYTYALARGMEAPDRPIVDAISNKMIKSDGSYRDLIREVVISPAFTSMIVE
- a CDS encoding SMP-30/gluconolactonase/LRE family protein codes for the protein MIKNLFGLALTAGICSCSSTYQSTDFTAPGSFTAEAEGPAVDAQGDLYAVSYDYKETIGKVTPEGKGSVFIKMPQGSTANGIRFNQNEEMFIADYTGHNVLKADLKGKVSVFAHEPKMNQPNDLAIMDNGILFASDPNWSKGDGQMWKIDTHGKVTLLETNMGTTNGIEVSPDQKSLYINESKQLKIWVYDLSQDGNISNKRLFHSFKDGGLDGMRCDVDGNLYVTRWSRSCVVKLSPQGQLLKTIQLKGEKPTNIAFGGKDGKTAYVTVADRGNIETFRVERPGRAWAVRGAK